A window from Zingiber officinale cultivar Zhangliang chromosome 7A, Zo_v1.1, whole genome shotgun sequence encodes these proteins:
- the LOC122002406 gene encoding cyanidin 3-O-rutinoside 5-O-glucosyltransferase-like has product MEHHFLVATDGYQGHVSPALNLSRRLADAAGARITFSTTVAGHRRMFPASADQEVHEGLISFIPFSDGQEDGQRNLDLKDFFARTKSVGSDSLSAILRSLDARGQPVTCVIYGLLFSWAADVARNHGIPSVYYWTQPATVFALYYHYFHGYDRFISSHDDPQLPVTFPGLPPLRIRDLPTSLTITDMEHPMALILALLKEDLDVLDREASTARVLANTFEELEAEALTVGGRDLKVMAIGPVMSVNGPNLFKLDEQRYMEWLDSKAEGSVVYVSFGSFTTFKKRQAEEIARGLRATGRSYLWVVRMDNREEVKSLVREETAAEEKGMVVEWCAQVRVLSHAAVGCFVTHCGWNSTSESLACGVPVVGVPQFAEQPTNAKLLEVWGTGVRAETDAEGVVEAAELARCVESVMGEGEKAAEIRRRAEMWKDRARKAVVEGGSSDRNLRAFVEDMAASLSPIISD; this is encoded by the coding sequence ATGGAGCACCACTTCCTTGTCGCCACCGACGGTTACCAGGGCCACGTCAGCCCCGCCCTGAACCTATCCCGGCGCCTAGCAGACGCCGCCGGCGCCAGGATCACCTTTTCCACCACCGTCGCCGGCCACCGCCGCATGTTTCCAGCCTCCGCCGACCAAGAAGTCCATGAGGGCCTCATCTCCTTCATCCCCTTCTCTGACGGCCAGGAAGACGGCCAGAGAAACCTGGATCTGAAGGACTTCTTCGCCCGGACCAAATCCGTTGGCTCCGACTCCCTCTCCGCCATCCTCCGCTCCCTGGACGCCCGCGGCCAGCCCGTCACTTGCGTCATATACGGGCTCCTCTTCTCCTGGGCTGCCGACGTTGCGCGCAATCACGGCATCCCGTCCGTCTACTATTGGACTCAACCCGCCACCGTCTTCGCCCTCTACTATCACTACTTCCACGGCTATGACCGATTCATAAGCTCCCATGACGATCCACAGCTTCCGGTGACCTTTCCCGGGCTGCCGCCGCTCCGGATCCGCGACCTCCCAACCTCCCTCACCATCACCGATATGGAACACCCGATGGCCTTGATCCTGGCATTGTTGAAGGAGGACCTCGACGTTCTGGATCGAGAGGCTTCCACGGCGAGAGTGCTGGCGAACACGTTCGAGGAACTGGAAGCCGAGGCGCTCACAGTCGGAGGTCGGGATCTGAAGGTGATGGCGATCGGGCCGGTTATGAGCGTTAACGGACCCAATCTGTTCAAGCTGGACGAACAGAGGTACATGGAGTGGCTGGATTCGAAGGCCGAGGGGTCGGTGGTGTACGTGTCGTTCGGGAGCTTCACTACGTTCAAGAAGCGGCAGGCGGAGGAGATCGCCCGGGGGCTGCGGGCGACCGGGCGATCGTATCTGTGGGTGGTGCGGATGGACAACAGAGAGGAGGTGAAAAGCCTGGTGAGGGAGGAAACGGCGGCGGAGGAGAAGGGGATGGTGGTGGAGTGGTGCGCGCAGGTGCGGGTACTGTCGCACGCGGCGGTGGGGTGTTTCGTGACGCACTGCGGGTGGAACTCTACGTCGGAGAGCCTGGCGTGCGGCGTGCCCGTGGTGGGCGTGCCGCAGTTTGCGGAGCAACCGACGAACGCGAAGCTGCTGGAGGTGTGGGGAACGGGCGTGAGGGCTGAAACGGACGCGGAGGGCGTGGTGGAGGCGGCGGAGTTGGCGAGGTGCGTGGAGAGTGTGATGGGGGAAGGGGAGAAAGCGGCGGAGATTAGGCGGAGGGCGGAGATGTGGAAGGATCGGGCGAGGAAGGCTGTGGTGGAAGGTGGGTCGTCGGATCGCAATCTGAGGGCGTTCGTGGAGGACATGGCGGCAAGTTTGAGTCCCATCATTTCTGATTAG